The nucleotide sequence CCTTCAGCAGTTGAAGAAACGTTAAACATTGCTGGTGGGAATATAACGCTTGTGTTTTGTATTTTAACATACACTGTTAGATTGTATTTTGTGAAAGGTTGTAGATTGGtgaaattatagaagttttggCTAGTCCAAGattcatttttccattgatcATTCCCGATTTTCTTAATGGAAGGAAggtattcaaatttaattgCAGGCGCTTGTGGAGTCCACCATCGAAGATAGAAAGAGTTGCTTGTTGTGAATCTGAAAATagttaataacattttatacTGATTCCAATATTCTAATAAAGAACTTTATCATTTCTGAATAGCTTTTTAAACGTCTCAAATATGGGTATTCTAGCGATCTACGGGGTCATAAGTCAATTTTCCAAACAGGTAATTTCGATAACAGactaaacaaagaaaaatatccgACTCACTTAATCTCTATCGTGTTTATATCACAAGTATACTGTCAGTCTAAAGGCAACCGTATTAACTGGTTCAAGAATTTATCATAGGCGTCGGATTAGAGACTTTGAGTCGATTCTTCTCTAATctaagaaattataataatggaTTCGGATACTGCAGGTAAATATCTATCTATCAATcataacaattcaatttttagtttcaagttgtgatattaatttttgaaaagtggCACTagctacaaaaaaattttaaatatttatttttttaattaaaaaaaaagttactgtATCCAAGTAGATCCAGCTTTATTTTAGTGGAGTTAAAGGTTTCAAGCCTTGATTATTGACTGATACAAGAATTAGACTCAGAAAACCGCGTTTGAGTGTGAtgtgtattattttatttctccaACTCTGACGCCCTGTTGTACAGTTTATTTTTTAAGCATTTAGTTTCTCCCTTTCTTTATGCTTTtcatatggaaaaaaaaaccTTGTCAATATATCTAAGATAGTAAAGGTCAACAAACGGTGCGAAAAGTTGTGATTATTTCGGACCATGGCCATGGTGCAGCTATAATAAAACATGcgaagatgaaaatatttttttattaatgcgTATGTGTgtatttttttgatcaaataaattttactaatttcgtagattttttttccatcataCATAATGATGGTAcctttttctaaataattgtaAGTAATCCGAAgatgaaaaactttttctttattaagtaATATCACGTACAGTACATAAAAACTAACTAATACAGATCGATCAAATAAATACCTGTATAGGCATCGTATACATCCGAAATCAATAACtttataagattttttactatttattcacatttcgtacttttataaaacttcaaaattatttttgttatgagATTCAATTCATTAGATTGTTGGgaacaatcaatttttaaattcatattgtGTTTTTCTGCCTACATGATAATTAACGATTATTAGTATTGAGAGTAAATTTCAATGCTTTAATACCTTTCATCAACCTCCATCAACACTTGATATACTCGAGATTTCTTGGAACAATTTCTCTCATCATAACCATCCTTACAATCAATTTTTCCATCACAGTATAGAGATAATGGATAACAGGTTTCATCACAGGGAAATAGTCCAAAGCTGCAGCTAGGTGCTCCTGGACCATCAGGCAAATTGTGCTCACAATATTGTTCATCAGTCTTATCCACACAATCAAAGTGATTATCACAAACAGCtgatttctgaaaataatatatgaagtaCGGGAAATGAATACAAATACGAAATATAGccaattaattaaattatgatggtaaatgtttcaataaatcatataaaGCATAGGGTGCTGCCACAAGAACAGAATTTATGGTTGTTGCCATATGTTTTGTGTTTATTGTGCCTCAAGTCAGAGTTGTTTTAACATCTAAAGTTTGCCTTCTAGTCTCCAAGTTACAACGAATTCTACTACCTGTGTTGGTTTCGAGGTTACATCTTCGATTCTCTAGGTTTCCCAACCAAAGCATTTTTGCATATTCTTGCAATGACGAGACATTCTATAAGTAGGTTAACTAGAATTTTATCCTCCTCTCCATGAAATCTACACTAGTGTAGCCAGGTTCAATCTCAACAGTTATCacaaagaaaacatttaatactattaaataatatcccaaatataatgaaaatttgtttcatttagttggttgtaaaatttaaatgttACTTACAGGTATACAGCTTCCATCATTTCGACATTGAAACTGTGTATGAGTACAGTTCATAAAGGTCTTACAGTTCTTTTCGTCTTCTCCATGTAAACAGTCATCCATACCATCACATACAAACGAAGCTGTGATGCAATCTCCTTGTTCACATTGGAATTGATTGTTTTCACAAATAGTGTTTGGTCGTTGAGAAGTAGGTTCCATAGGAGGATAAACTGGGGTGTTACATCCTAATTCGTCACTACCGTCTTCACAGTCATCAGCACCATCACATTTCCACCAAAATGGAATGCAACGTTGAGTTCTACATCTGAACATCCAGGGGTCATGACAAGTTCCATTCTATCAAAGGGAAATAATCTTTAAAACAGTACtggttataaattttgttttaaatatataaattttagttttgaaaaaataaaaaattaaatgtcaCAAAGCTATCATTGTGACTTTATTGAATAAACAAGaagacaaattttataaataatacattatttattgcTGTTGGTATTTTATTGGACAAAAGGgtattaaaaacataattaataaaagttattgTGATTCATAAACAGATGCCTGTACAATTTCAACAGAGTACTTTACATTCAACCACCACCTAACTAAATAATAACTCACTTTACTTTCAAACTCTTCAGGTAACTTAGGTACCTCCATGGTActgaatgaacaatttttttcatctcttCCATCAGTACAATCTGTATCTCCATCACATATCCAAGTTTTATAGATGCATCTGTTATTTGGAGGACCACAAGCCATTTGAGCATCAGTGCAAGTGTTGTTTAAGCATGAAAATTCGTCTGAACCATCTGTACAGTCTGATTCTCCATCGCATTTCCAGGTTGTTGGTATACAAATAACGCCACCAGACTTACAAGTAAACTCCTCACCTAAAATACAATATATCACAATAAGGGGGCACTAGTTGACTTTGCAAtgtaatattgattttaatattaccTTTACAGCTAGTTGGTTTTCCTTCATTACAATTTCGTTCATCTGATTCATCCCTACAATCATTTTCTCCATCACATCTCCATTTAGAAGAAATGCACCTTCCATTTTCGCAAGCAAATTGACCAGCAGTACAATTTTGGCGTGGACAGTTAGCTTCATCTGAACCGTCCGCACAATCAGTATCATAATCACATCTATAACATAACAGTGAATTGGCGTTTGAAAATTTTAGAGATgtaaaatataaccaaattaGTTATTGAATATTCATACCCACCTCCAATAATTTGGCAAACATTTTCCATCTCCGCAAATGAAAAATGATGGAGGACATGTTTCAGTGATGCACTGAAATTCATCAGAGCCATCACCACAGTCATCTTCACCATCACACTTCCATCCTTTAGGTATACACAAATGGTTGTTGCATGTAAAATGTTCGGGACTACAACTATTTCCAACTGATGGACACGTCAAATTGACTAATGGTTCCACATTTCCTGGACACATACATTTACCATTTTGCATTATTAATCCATCGGGACACAAACAAGCGTGGCCGCCTTTAGGTAAACCAACACATATGTACGAGCAATCGGACTTTGTACATGCGTTTGTTCCTATTTGCAAACCATGAGCGAAAACTTTGAGATCCATAAGACCTGgcatttgttttaaaatgatttctaCACCagtaaaattatctttatcaGCGGCGAAGATAGAGTTCCTCTTCCAGTCGTCCCAGTAcatgttatttttgaaaacagaaataGCAAATGGGTGAGAGACTACATCAGTATTGTAGACAACCTTAATAAATCCATCCCCATGTAAATCGGAACTAcctataataaacaaaattatattattttcaaattaaaatgggATAACATCAAAGATAACCAGTTCTAGATGAgattactgaatatttcataagtCCCCTTATGAAActaaacagataaaaatatgtTCATACCTATGTAGTCTAATCTAGCATCCACCCAGTATAACCTATTGGCAATATAATCAATTGTTATTCCATTTGGCCATTCAACTTTGTTCCTTCCAAACAAAGTTAAATTATTAGTACCATCCAAATTAGCTCTGTTCACTGAAGGATTTTCCACGGACCAGTCTGTCCAAAACATATAGCCATTTTGAGGATGTAGGACAATACCTCTAGGTTTATGTAATACAGTAGAATTCAAAATTGTTCTTCTCATTCTTCCACTGTTATGTATATCAGTTCTTATTAGTTCTATCTTAGCTCGCACGCCATCTACAAAATAAAGAGTCTTCGAAATCCAATCAAAAGCCATCCCTTCTATAGACGCAAGATCATTTGATATGAGTACTTCCACAGTGGTACCATTAGAGAAGCATTGTCTTGATATAGTATCTTCAGCTATATCCGCCCAATATACACAATTCTCAGCAGTGTCGAAATCAATAGTTATGACattctttaaatttgaaattggtaatttttctaattttttagttaCAAGATTATATCTCGAAATACGTTCTCGTTGTGCAAAAAGAATGAAATCATTGACTTCTTTGAAAGGACAAGGAACTAAATCCGGAAGATAGTGAGATTCAAAACCACCAATACATTTGTCTACTGCTATTTTACGATAACCTTTGGTGCGATTGAAGAATTCTCCTGGTTTGCAAGAAGTAGGTATTTTGTAGACATTTATGGGTAATGTCTTGTCACGAATGCAGCGGGGTGGAGAGCCAACTAGAGTAAATccaaaatcactaaaaatagaataagaatatatcaacaaaaatttttaatttttgaaaattattattacttctGATAAATACACTTGTCAAACTAAATAGTATTAATAAGATAATATGTAGTTAATTACTTCAAAAACAGTTTAACAGAAATTGCTTAAAATtcacaaaaagataaaaataatcaaaatttgattggaaAGTTCACATGAAATGGTTGGTAAAATGATATAACATAAAATTGAGACAGGTGATAGTGCAAACCATTGGGAAAAACACATAATTGATATATTGAAAGTCCCGATAAAAATCTATAACAGGTACGTTATGAGATATGGCTGAGAGCAACTGTTGCTGGTACATACACTTAGTgaaaagaaatagaattttaataCTAATATAGTTATATTAACGTTAGGTTGGAAAATATGCAGTTATTTCTGAAGGAAAATGAAACCTTAGATTCTCATAATATAAGAGAAACTTCTGATAATAATGACATCAACAGCGTATAACTTTCTTAAATTGCATAATACAATcatgataaaatttgtttttcccTACCATTCAAAATCTAGAAGGTCACATTCACAGTTTACTATAGATGTTTCTTGAACATAATCCAAACCATTCAAACAATTAACAAGCGGTATTCTTCGCTGGTAAGTAACTTGTTGTCCAAGAATACAAGGGATATAATTACGGTTTTGTTCACTATAACTAGGATACCACATTTTATAATCACcctaaaaaaatctatttttttacatttgaaataaactcatgattttattacacaaaaaCTCAGTTTTTAATATCTGACAATgaaataagttggaatttttggaactgttggtaatattcatactaaacacactgtttccACTACCACTAtacaaacactcacaattacaccgtGTGACGGGTGTTTCTTGGCTATCAAAACACGCGTTAGCActgtaattgtgattgttggtgtggtgtaaacagtgtgttcagtatgataATGAAATGAAGAACAGGAACCAATTGGTGATCAAATATTAATAGTATTAACTAACATAAAACACTATAGTTAACAGTCAACTGGTATCATGGATTATTGTAATTACCCtacagtaaaaattttctatggCCGcagataaatatttgttattttttcttatgtagaaaatttagaaatagaagaaaattattttttttttatagataggGTGTCGTATCACCCCACAATACCACTAAAGTGACTTTAAATCAGAGTGCGGGAATTAAAAGGGCGCGGCGTTCATTGACGCAAAGAGAACTGTAGTACTATGTGGAACATTTAAGTGAACTAAGTAGTGATGAAGAAAAGTAAATATAGTATTAAGATTATGTGCCTCTGTGATtccaaaaatcattatttactTCAGAATTTGGATTTACAAGAAACCTAACGTTAGTTTCATTCGTAcctaaaaaatagaaatgtaatTTTAGTCTCCTCCATGCATCATAGCAGGACTATTGCTGAAAGCGGCAAACCAGAGATAATCGAActatataattcaactaaatcAGGAGTGGACTCACTTGAACAGAAATGCACTATTTATTCTTATCAGCAGATGACCTCTTGCGGCATTCTATGCAATGCTTGACATTTCAAGAGTTAATGCCTATGTGCTTTACACTTGTGCTAATGTTGATAATAAAATGTCACaaagaaattttacaatatCGTTAAGGAAGAATcttgaaaagaaaatagaatacAGAAGAATTTTTTAGGGAACTAAAAGCAGCATTTCTAAAGTATTCATCATATGCATCTTggatattctattattttgtttttggatcattaataattactacatttttttaaagtaaaatttaacATGGTGgttaagtttatttttgaatttaagatTTATGTTTAACTTTTTCTTGTAATCTGCTATTTTTAATACTGtttaaacaaacatttattaaaataatacaactttctaatcttttatttaaaactattgtTTTAAAATGGGGTGTTGATACACCCCAGGATACCAATTACGTGTCTATAAAACCAAGATACCAGTCGAGGGTTAAGTGAGGTTAACACATCTCTATTAAAAGTTGTTAAAGTTTTCCATATTACGtttctctctctatatatacataaatatgtcTAAACTACAGTAATAATTAAGGTTACCAGTATAATTAGCAAATACAATGCCAATTAAgactttaatataaaaaaaatttagctGATTTAGAATACAAGCGAATTTTTCAGCTTGTTCAAGTTAGTTGACATAATGTGtgtgaaacagaaaaattgataCATTTGCAGAAGAAGACAAAGTCGTTATTTACTGAGTATTGTAGAGTTTGGGAAATTGTGTTTGGTGCAATATCAGTGACCGAAAGATAGACAATTGATTTAATAATCAACTAAGTTGACTTACCTTTGTACATTTACGGGGAAATAGTTTTGTAAAATCTACTTTAACTATAATCCATTGATGACGTTCAGGTAAAGATCCGAACATTGTAAAGACAGTTGTGTTTTCTCCTGGTTCAGTCATTAATCCATATAGTCTTAATTCTTCATTATGAAATTCCGTTTGGTTCCATGATCTACCTTCATCAATAGAATATTCAATATGTCTTGTTTCTCCTTTAGTTTTATAGTATTTAACAGCCGAGAGAATACCTCCATGGTCGCCCatattaaaaaagtataaatccaTAAGTGTATGACGCCATGTGACTCCAGCATCCAAACTTATGTATATTCCATAATGTCCCTTTAAATTTTTACCCAAAACACCTGAAATCCAAATACTTGATGTTACAACCATAAAAGTACTTCTGTCTGTAAAATCTGAATGaatccaataattttttatttgaaaatgtaaaaactgTGAAATTACCCGAATTATGgaatgacattgaaaatttttagagaGTTCCACTGTAGAACGCTTTTGAAGTTGATTTGAACAGTTCCATCTTGGATTTAATTATTAGTGATCATAAAAGAGTTGAAGATGTATCAACCATTCAAAGATTTAGTAAGATGCAATATACAATTGTAAAATATACTAACCTGTAGCCATTATTATTCCAGGGGCTGATTTACTGGATAAGATTCCAACTGATCTAGTATCTGgtaataattgattaaatttctGACTCAAATGTAAAGAGCAATTATTGGTGCTTACACAACCAGTTGATTGACCATCTACGTAGAATGCAGGGGGTTGGATCAACTTCCAAGTAGCTCCATGATCGAATGTTATGACAGATCCTAAATGCTGTGGTCCTAAATGTCCCCCAACTGGTTTAGAAAGTACTTTTGATGCTATATAAATTCCAGTAATTCCTTCTACTTTATAAACGTCTGCGAAAGCTTCTTCCGACATATGGCTAACACAAACATTATTATCAGAAactaaaatgtttaatataTAGAGTAACTTACTGTAACCATGTATCTTGCCATGAGCTTAATGGGAAGAAAACGAACACATCTTCCAAAGACAGTGTAAATTTCACTTCCTGACCATCTCCTGCTAGGTTTTCAGATGTATACAAATGAGATGTTGTATTTGTGTGACCCGCGGCCACCAATGCTCTAGGATTGGTGACGTCAACGATTAAAAAGCTTTGGAACTTTTCAGTTGAGTCGAAGACACACAACTGACGTTTACCAAATTTGTAAGAAACATATAAATTCAGTTCTCcctaaaaattttagtatgatTATTTGGTTaggaagaaatttgaaatttgattgatACAGTTTTTTAAGTTTTGTAAAGATATTTATACAGAATTTCTGGAAATATATGAAGTACAgtcaaataaatatagaaaagtaaGTGGATAAacatacttttgtttttttggtattaaCATCAAATATGTGTTTAGGCCAAAAACAATTCGAGATTGGCTCATATGGTTAGGaatagtttcaataaaattcttgtaatataaaaaatcgatatGGCTATTATTTTACTGATGgataaaatgttaaattatgGACATGtggatcaaattttttttagttgttattttatcttaatatttattattataagaggAATATGATTTATATTCAATACTGCGAATTTGAACAAGCCTATGGATGAAGACAAGTGATTTATTATCAACagaattattcatatatttattaatcatatcCTATATACGTatgattatgtaaaaaaatatttattattatttaagaaataggaagattatagaaaatataggTGTGTTCAAACTCGTATTGATTAAATGATTTAAAGGTAAAAAATACTGTTGAAAAGTTGAAACGGAAACATGGTTTGGTAGCTGATTTCTAGACTCGGTACTAGGAAGGGACCATTGATTGAATTTCAAcatggttttaaaaatattaattattaatcaaacTAAACTCTGATCGATTTGGCAAATTGTAACCTGAAGTTGCAGGAGATATCAAAAAagctaataatttatttggaataaacATTTGTATATGAGAAAGACGTTTTGGAAGTGGGTGGCGCATGAGCCAACagttgacaaaaataaaaatataacaatggACAAAGCTTAGATCCACTATATTACACGCCAAAACCAGCGGTTAGCTGAATGTAGACAAGGCAAAAATTTAAGAGAGTACTGGAAAGATAACATCCATATTCGGAAAATAGGGCAGGCATTTTTTGAACGcagatatatcaaaaaaaatagcCATATACTTATCGAAAGAAtatgatttttcatcaaatagtGTCAAAATGTTAGAATTATACATTAAATTGTTAgcgcatttattttattctcacATCTCTCATAAAATCTGATTTTAGtgaatattttgcattttttttattaggcTGAACACTTATCGAGAGATGTGTATTTTGAATCTATTTCTcagaatataaaaagaaatatttttacatataatgTTGCATATTAATTTCTGGATCGagattatattctaaaaataagtATTCCTTTTACTGAATAATGAAAAAGATGAAACATTTAAAGAGAGaatcttattttttcaaatatctgcCAAGcagtttcaattattataagaCATTAGGATAATAGATTTGATGTTAGCACCTATTCCATTCTATGGACCACAGAGTGGTTTTAGAGGATAAGTGAGGGTTATtctatcatattttcaattaattcatgACATTATTTTAGTAATTCTTTTCTTAGACAATGATCTTTTAATAATTCTATAGATATAATCATttcgaatttatataaattcgaaagtttacatttattttactGTAATAGCAAACCATCCAGTAGGTAATAATAACCTCACTTACCCTCCGAAACTAGCATGTATCTACTAGCAATAGGGTAGGTCACTGTTTCCCAACCTCTTTTGTACCATGCCACACCCAAGCACTTCTAAAATTCTTATACCCCTCTATATAACATACACCataatgtttaatattaaaaaaaatttaattgtttaattaaGAAACTTAAATGTTAAatgttttaggaaaaaatatctAGGAAATTGTTAAAGAAGCACcgtaagtaaattttcaaaacatacaattaaaaacaaaacttcaaattcgaaataatttgacTAAAGATTTTAATTAAGAGCAGAATTTTCCTTTATCCCTTCAACTCTGTGAAAAATGATAATCTTAATTACAAAAAGCCTTAGTGAATACGAGAACTACGACTAAATATCCACGTGGCTgtgaagaaaagaaattattcacAGACTGATCTTGGCTTACAGCGCCACTTGTTTGACTCTACAGATTCAGAGCGGGTGGTGCTCCTGGGAGCTTCTCTTTTACTAGGCATAATCGGACCTCAGATTCTTTTCAGTCGACTCAGGTTATCTCCTTCATCAATACAAATTCTTTTATTCAGATACATAGAACTGCGTTGTTTAGCGATATTTTAAAGCATCCGGGGGTCCACGTGGATCTTGCCGTCTACCTCAGGGATGTTTACTTGACGACGCTTATATTTTGGTATCgtcaaatgaatttataatatttattagcCACAATTATTTAAGAATTTGCTTTTTTCTTCCAATTGGGCACCGATATCTAGCATTGCATTTGAACTTTCGAATTGTCCCTTTCTACAAACAAATTGCCCCCCTATTGGGGTGGGCCCCACGTTGGGAAACATGGGGGTAAGAGGTGATAGGACAATAATTATCCTACTCCCAAAATATGAAATAcctaatgaaaattaaaaagtttggtaaattaaaaaaaataaaaggttcTTAATTCAGCACGTATCTGTCATATTAATCAGATTCAGAtagtttcattcatttttcaagTATTATCCATTAAATTCTCAGCTATATTAATTAGAAAGTTATTAAAATGTCTTAACTTCGATATAAAGACAAAGTTCAtatgaaattactaataaatttttaaaggaTCCTTAGATATtctatctaattatttttaactgtttatttttcaattgtttgaaCACTACTTACCTTAGAAGTGTAGGATGTGGTGAAAAGATAGTCGCCTTTAATGAAGAAGTCTTTTACATTTGTGTTATAAATTTGAGATGCCGtatgtttgaataaatttgaggAATGGATTATTGAGCTTAAATTATTCGGTTCCGATCTTTGTATAATAACGTGATAAGTTTCATCGACATCTTTCATCCAAAAATATGCTTTTACGTATTCGTAGAGTGGTCTGAACGTCTCTCCAAAGTCTTCAGTTACCCAAAGCtgtaagaaaatatatatacatttctATCATTcctgaaatttccaaaaaaaaagcaaaagagAGCTATATTGAATTGATTGTGCTTCCAAGTCAATTTCAGATGCGAATTACTGAacttactttgtttttaatgtgATTTTTATCCAAAACCAACATTATCGATGGATACAATTCGTGGAAGGAGACTTCGGAAGGTGTGAAGTTTAAATCTCTTCTGATAAATGTTTTCCCATAATCAGTTGTTACGTACATCACATTATGTTTGATATCAGTGacaacaaactaaaaaaaaaattgtgaatgtGGATGATTCAATTTGtttaacatttaaatttattttgttgttcattatggttatttttttatttaaattgaagcaCATCACCAAATtggttatttttcaaagtaatacTAATCTgtacaatttattattcaattttaagttttttttaaacaggTTTGATATATCATGTCTTTAGTTATATTAAACGAACTCTAACTAAGCCAAATTACATATTTCTATCATGTTCTTTTCTTATTAACCTTATTACAGCTGTCACcgttttattgtttaaatttttttgcaaagtAGTTTTTGTGAAACTTTAATATaatctgtttttataaaattacaatgtAGAACTTCTATTATAACATTATTGTCTAATATAATGCATCTGATAGTCAAGAAAATGAAACACAAAGCTTAGGACTTTATAAGCAAGACGTATCAAGATGCAACAGAGTACATTCGATTCGGGAGAGCCTCATGAAACTTTGTGATTACAAATGATgaattagaaatgaaaatacatcTGTGCAAGAGAAAAATGCATCTAGAtggttaaaaattgaaaaaacttggGAAATATTGCCggaaatcaatttt is from Diorhabda carinulata isolate Delta chromosome 1, icDioCari1.1, whole genome shotgun sequence and encodes:
- the LOC130901717 gene encoding sortilin-related receptor-like, translating into MYLVLFLLLFTKSAILLTVGFENNVKTLFGNLDDVEKLQRSHQFDAVSSNFPSHESVRRERREVSSAASNIVTKINYLNDSHKQLMVHWVGDNSKIIICLARDPAPTISGFSLPSSSTVFISYDDGDSYINKTDHFKLDNGEYAVLEKFYNHPKIHTHFVVTDIKHNVMYVTTDYGKTFIRRDLNFTPSEVSFHELYPSIMLVLDKNHIKNKLWVTEDFGETFRPLYEYVKAYFWMKDVDETYHVIIQRSEPNNLSSIIHSSNLFKHTASQIYNTNVKDFFIKGDYLFTTSYTSKGELNLYVSYKFGKRQLCVFDSTEKFQSFLIVDVTNPRALVAAGHTNTTSHLYTSENLAGDGQEVKFTLSLEDVFVFFPLSSWQDTWLHHMSEEAFADVYKVEGITGIYIASKVLSKPVGGHLGPQHLGSVITFDHGATWKLIQPPAFYVDGQSTGCVSTNNCSLHLSQKFNQLLPDTRSVGILSSKSAPGIIMATGVLGKNLKGHYGIYISLDAGVTWRHTLMDLYFFNMGDHGGILSAVKYYKTKGETRHIEYSIDEGRSWNQTEFHNEELRLYGLMTEPGENTTVFTMFGSLPERHQWIIVKVDFTKLFPRKCTKGDYKMWYPSYSEQNRNYIPCILGQQVTYQRRIPLVNCLNGLDYVQETSIVNCECDLLDFECDFGFTLVGSPPRCIRDKTLPINVYKIPTSCKPGEFFNRTKGYRKIAVDKCIGGFESHYLPDLVPCPFKEVNDFILFAQRERISRYNLVTKKLEKLPISNLKNVITIDFDTAENCVYWADIAEDTISRQCFSNGTTVEVLISNDLASIEGMAFDWISKTLYFVDGVRAKIELIRTDIHNSGRMRRTILNSTVLHKPRGIVLHPQNGYMFWTDWSVENPSVNRANLDGTNNLTLFGRNKVEWPNGITIDYIANRLYWVDARLDYIGSSDLHGDGFIKVVYNTDVVSHPFAISVFKNNMYWDDWKRNSIFAADKDNFTGVEIILKQMPGLMDLKVFAHGLQIGTNACTKSDCSYICVGLPKGGHACLCPDGLIMQNGKCMCPGNVEPLVNLTCPSVGNSCSPEHFTCNNHLCIPKGWKCDGEDDCGDGSDEFQCITETCPPSFFICGDGKCLPNYWRCDYDTDCADGSDEANCPRQNCTAGQFACENGRCISSKWRCDGENDCRDESDERNCNEGKPTSCKGEEFTCKSGGVICIPTTWKCDGESDCTDGSDEFSCLNNTCTDAQMACGPPNNRCIYKTWICDGDTDCTDGRDEKNCSFSTMEVPKLPEEFESKNGTCHDPWMFRCRTQRCIPFWWKCDGADDCEDGSDELGCNTPVYPPMEPTSQRPNTICENNQFQCEQGDCITASFVCDGMDDCLHGEDEKNCKTFMNCTHTQFQCRNDGSCIPKSAVCDNHFDCVDKTDEQYCEHNLPDGPGAPSCSFGLFPCDETCYPLSLYCDGKIDCKDGYDERNCSKKSRVYQVLMEVDERFTTSNSFYLRWWTPQAPAIKFEYLPSIKKIGNDQWKNESWTSQNFYNFTNLQPFTKYNLTVYVKIQNTSVIFPPAMFNVSSTAEGTPSEPWNVTVKQRNGSHILVSWNKPRTPNGIIVSYELCWISPKSAEVRLKLLGNETAHLLTQDFEHGLNYTFWVIVHNRKYESVKSAPVHLIFDGETNVSMVKNISVIESDDSISLKWIYDGEADGFNVRTFADRPYPDLPSRITKTTNITIKLASGTNYRFEINAFKKDLTGATKSITVKKSGHPLPAIDSLQVTLMKDVGTSVKMRWEKPKYLKMLSWLYGIYYGTNHDQLFEKPRYTTNIENIIISNLQPCESYIFSIGLVGPVGYGPLSGYIKQITTSGNPKSPPKRLQVEADGDDPIKMKISWIPPCSSIQPEFYKILIQEKSTTLTSLRKVNGSHTNSYVFTILHGGVYEIKVATGEPDAIYSQPVTYYAPSIQAPIEIRVLTYPNGSYIVDWKDSNLPKNIGKYKYEILVQNGNTLNETLAQKFTVEKSPFIYTNLSYNSYTFAVRIKTAKGLNSQTSELISRENPYVEVPSNMTAIIVPSMIVLVALLAVITFLIIRNKKIQNSFTRFSNSHYDTRSQAATFDDNNLEEDDGPHIGGFSDDEPLVIA